A portion of the Acanthopagrus latus isolate v.2019 chromosome 21, fAcaLat1.1, whole genome shotgun sequence genome contains these proteins:
- the klhl20 gene encoding kelch-like protein 20 isoform X1, protein MDAKPMRRATSARQDATGMDITSRCTLGDPNKLPEGVPQPARMPYVSDKHPRQTLEVINLLRKHRELCDVVLVVGAKKIYAHRVILSACSPYFRAMFTGELAESRQTEVVIRDIDERAMELLIDFAYTSQVTVEEGNVQTLLPAACLLQLAEIQEACCEFLKRQLDPSNCLGIRAFADTHSCRELLRIADKFTQHNFQEVMESEEFMLLPANQLIDIISSDELNVRSEEQVFNAVMAWVKYSIQERRPQLPQVLQHVRLPLLSPKFLVGTVGSDPLIKSDEECRDLVDEAKNYLLLPQERPLMQGPRTRPRKPIRCGEVLFAVGGWCSGDAISSVERYDPQTNEWRMVASMSKRRCGVGVSVLDDLLYAVGGHDGSSYLNSVERYDPKTNQWSSDVAPTSTCRTSVGVAVLGGYLYAVGGQDGVSCLNIVERYDPKENKWTRVASMSTRRLGVAVAVLGGFLYAVGGSDGTSPLNTVERYNPQENRWHTVSPMGTRRKHLGCAVYQDMIYSVGGRDDTTELSSAERYNPRTNQWSPVVAMTSRRSGVGLAVVNGQLMAVGGFDGTTYLKTIEVYDPDANTWRLYGGMNYRRLGGGVGVIKMTHCESHIW, encoded by the exons ATGGACGCAAAGCCAATGCGCAG GGCCACCAGCGCACGCCAAGACGCCACTGGAATGGACATCACCAGCCGCTGTACTCTGGGGGACCCCAACAAGCTCCCTGAAGGGGTCCCCCAGCCTGCACGCATGCCCTATGTTTCGGACAAACACCCACGGCAGACCCTGGAAGTGATCAACCTGTTGAGAAAACACCGTGAGCTCTGTGATGTGGTCTTGGTGGTTGGTGCCAAGAAGATCTATGCTCACCGTGTGATCCTGTCTGCATGCAGCCCCTACTTCAG GGCAATGTTCACTGGAGAGCtggcagagagcagacagactgaAGTGGTTATCCGTGACATCGATGAGCGAGCCATGGAGCTACTCATTGACTTTGCCTACACCTCACAG GTGACTGTAGAGGAGGGAAACGTGCAGACGCTGCTCCCTGCTGCCTGCCTTCTCCAGCTGGCAGAGATCCAGGAGGCCTGCTGTGAGTTCCTCAAGAGACAGCTGGATCCGTCCAACTGTCTGGGCATCAGGGCCttcgcagacacacactcctgtcGCGAGCTGCTCCGCATTGCAGACAAGTTTACCCAACACAATTTTCAAGAG GTAATGGAAAGTGAAGAGTTTATGCTACTGCCTGCCAACCAGCTGATAGACATCATTTCCAGTGATGAGCTCAATGTGCGGAGCGAGGAGCAGGTTTTCAACGCTGTGATGGCCTGGGTGAAGTACAGCATCCAGGAACGTAGACCACAACTACCGCAG GTCCTGCAGCACGTCCGTCTGCCACTACTCAGCCCCAAGTTCCTGGTGGGCACCGTTGGGTCAGACCCTCTCATTAAGAGTGACGAGGAGTGCAG AGACCTGGTTGATGAAGCGAAGAATTATCTGCTGCTGCCGCAGGAGAGGCCGCTAATGCAGGGCCCTAGAACTCGACCAAGGAAACCTATTCGGTGTGGAGAGGTGCTCTTTGCCG TCGGTGGCTGGTGCAGCGGTGACGCTATCTCCAGTGTGGAGCGATATGACCCCCAGACCAACGAGTGGCGGATGGTTGCATCAATGAGTAAACGGCGATGTGGAGTCGGTGTCAGTGTTCTGGATGACTTGTTGTATGCAGTGGGAGGTCATGACGGCTCATCGTACCTCAATTCTGTAGAGAG ATATGATCCAAAGACCAATCAGTGGAGCAGTGATGTGGCCCCCACTAGCACTTGTCGTACCAGTGTGGGAGTGGCTGTCCTCGGTGGATATCTGTATGCTGTAGGGGGGCAGGATGGGGTTTCCTGTCTCAACATTGTAGAAAG GTATGATCCTAAGGAGAACAAATGGACTCGTGTGGCCTCAATGAGCACCAGACGACTGGGTGTAGCTGTGGCTGTGCTGGGGGGGTTCCTGTATGCTGTAGGAGGGTCTGATGGGACGTCTCCATTGAATACAG TGGAGCGCTACAACCCTCAAGAGAACCGCTGGCACACAGTGTCTCCCATGGGCACCAGGAGGAAGCACCTGGGCTGTGCGGTCTACCAGGACATGATTTACTCTGTCGGAGGAAGAGACGACACTACAGAGCTGAGCAGTGCAGAGCGATACAACCCCAGGACAAACCAGTGGTCCCCTGTTGTGGCCATGACATCCAGACGGagcggg gtGGGCTTGGCTGTGGTGAATGGTCAACTGATGGCAGTTGGAGGCTTTGATGGCACGACATATCTCAAAACTATAGAAGTCTATGACCCGGATGCCAACACATGGAG GTTGTATGGAGGAATGAACTACCGCCGGCTAGGTGGAGGGGTGGGCGTCATTAAAATGACTCACTGTGAATCCCACATATGGTAA
- the klhl20 gene encoding kelch-like protein 20 isoform X2, whose product MPYVSDKHPRQTLEVINLLRKHRELCDVVLVVGAKKIYAHRVILSACSPYFRAMFTGELAESRQTEVVIRDIDERAMELLIDFAYTSQVTVEEGNVQTLLPAACLLQLAEIQEACCEFLKRQLDPSNCLGIRAFADTHSCRELLRIADKFTQHNFQEVMESEEFMLLPANQLIDIISSDELNVRSEEQVFNAVMAWVKYSIQERRPQLPQVLQHVRLPLLSPKFLVGTVGSDPLIKSDEECRDLVDEAKNYLLLPQERPLMQGPRTRPRKPIRCGEVLFAVGGWCSGDAISSVERYDPQTNEWRMVASMSKRRCGVGVSVLDDLLYAVGGHDGSSYLNSVERYDPKTNQWSSDVAPTSTCRTSVGVAVLGGYLYAVGGQDGVSCLNIVERYDPKENKWTRVASMSTRRLGVAVAVLGGFLYAVGGSDGTSPLNTVERYNPQENRWHTVSPMGTRRKHLGCAVYQDMIYSVGGRDDTTELSSAERYNPRTNQWSPVVAMTSRRSGVGLAVVNGQLMAVGGFDGTTYLKTIEVYDPDANTWRLYGGMNYRRLGGGVGVIKMTHCESHIW is encoded by the exons ATGCCCTATGTTTCGGACAAACACCCACGGCAGACCCTGGAAGTGATCAACCTGTTGAGAAAACACCGTGAGCTCTGTGATGTGGTCTTGGTGGTTGGTGCCAAGAAGATCTATGCTCACCGTGTGATCCTGTCTGCATGCAGCCCCTACTTCAG GGCAATGTTCACTGGAGAGCtggcagagagcagacagactgaAGTGGTTATCCGTGACATCGATGAGCGAGCCATGGAGCTACTCATTGACTTTGCCTACACCTCACAG GTGACTGTAGAGGAGGGAAACGTGCAGACGCTGCTCCCTGCTGCCTGCCTTCTCCAGCTGGCAGAGATCCAGGAGGCCTGCTGTGAGTTCCTCAAGAGACAGCTGGATCCGTCCAACTGTCTGGGCATCAGGGCCttcgcagacacacactcctgtcGCGAGCTGCTCCGCATTGCAGACAAGTTTACCCAACACAATTTTCAAGAG GTAATGGAAAGTGAAGAGTTTATGCTACTGCCTGCCAACCAGCTGATAGACATCATTTCCAGTGATGAGCTCAATGTGCGGAGCGAGGAGCAGGTTTTCAACGCTGTGATGGCCTGGGTGAAGTACAGCATCCAGGAACGTAGACCACAACTACCGCAG GTCCTGCAGCACGTCCGTCTGCCACTACTCAGCCCCAAGTTCCTGGTGGGCACCGTTGGGTCAGACCCTCTCATTAAGAGTGACGAGGAGTGCAG AGACCTGGTTGATGAAGCGAAGAATTATCTGCTGCTGCCGCAGGAGAGGCCGCTAATGCAGGGCCCTAGAACTCGACCAAGGAAACCTATTCGGTGTGGAGAGGTGCTCTTTGCCG TCGGTGGCTGGTGCAGCGGTGACGCTATCTCCAGTGTGGAGCGATATGACCCCCAGACCAACGAGTGGCGGATGGTTGCATCAATGAGTAAACGGCGATGTGGAGTCGGTGTCAGTGTTCTGGATGACTTGTTGTATGCAGTGGGAGGTCATGACGGCTCATCGTACCTCAATTCTGTAGAGAG ATATGATCCAAAGACCAATCAGTGGAGCAGTGATGTGGCCCCCACTAGCACTTGTCGTACCAGTGTGGGAGTGGCTGTCCTCGGTGGATATCTGTATGCTGTAGGGGGGCAGGATGGGGTTTCCTGTCTCAACATTGTAGAAAG GTATGATCCTAAGGAGAACAAATGGACTCGTGTGGCCTCAATGAGCACCAGACGACTGGGTGTAGCTGTGGCTGTGCTGGGGGGGTTCCTGTATGCTGTAGGAGGGTCTGATGGGACGTCTCCATTGAATACAG TGGAGCGCTACAACCCTCAAGAGAACCGCTGGCACACAGTGTCTCCCATGGGCACCAGGAGGAAGCACCTGGGCTGTGCGGTCTACCAGGACATGATTTACTCTGTCGGAGGAAGAGACGACACTACAGAGCTGAGCAGTGCAGAGCGATACAACCCCAGGACAAACCAGTGGTCCCCTGTTGTGGCCATGACATCCAGACGGagcggg gtGGGCTTGGCTGTGGTGAATGGTCAACTGATGGCAGTTGGAGGCTTTGATGGCACGACATATCTCAAAACTATAGAAGTCTATGACCCGGATGCCAACACATGGAG GTTGTATGGAGGAATGAACTACCGCCGGCTAGGTGGAGGGGTGGGCGTCATTAAAATGACTCACTGTGAATCCCACATATGGTAA